The window GAGAGGCCGGTGCCGGCGAGGGCGAGACCGGCGATGGTGGCGGCACGTGAGTTTTCGTTGGACACAGGCGGAGCCTAGCCGAACGAATAGTCGGTGACCGGGAACTCGGAAGCCTCCCTGATGGCCGTCTGTGTGGACGTGGGGCGCAACAGGGTGGGCTCCCCGGCGGGGTTGAAGTAGTACGAGCGGGCGCTCGCGCAGTCGCCGATCGTGAACAACGAATTTCCGAGCAGATCGGTCATGCGGTCGAGAAACTCCGCATTGGCCTGCTCGGTGACCTCGAATGTCGTTGCGCCTCTTCGATGCACCTCGCCGAACAGCCGATCCATGTGGCGCATCTGGTATTCCATGGTGTTGAAGAAATTCAACCCGATGAAGGCGTAGGGGCTCGCGAGCGACAGATAGTTCGGGAAGTGCGGTATCGAGACACCCTGGTAGGCCTGGAATCTGGTCTCGCGCCACCACTTCCCGAGGTTGCGGCCGTTGCGTCCGATGACCTCGATGGCCGGGAAGTTCGCCTCCCACAAGTCGAAACCGGTGGCCAGGACCAGAGTGTCGATGACGGTCTTGGTGCCGTCGCCCGCGACGATGCCGTCGGCCTCGACGCGGGCGATGCCGGTGTCCTGCAGGTGCACGTGCGGTTTCGTGAACGTGCGGTAGTAGCTGTTGGAGAACGTGGGTCGTTTGCAGCCGAAGTCGTAGTCGGGCGTGAGCCGGCGCCGCAGGTCCTTGTCGCGGATCGTCACGAAGCGGTGGATCTTCGCCAGATCGGACGCGGAGATGTTGAACCGGCCCCGGAACGTGCCGTAGTGGCGGACGGCCACCGAGACCATGACCTCGTAGAGGCTGTCGGTCAACCGCTTAATCAGTCGCTGGGTCAACGGAACCCGGGCGAAAAGCCGCTTGGCCCGTTCGGAGAAGCGGAAATCGACCTTGGGCACCACCCAGATCGGGGTGCGCTGGAACACCGTCAGATCGGCGGACTTCTTCGCCAACTCGGGGATGAGTTGCACGGCCGTCGCGCCGGTGCCGATGACGGCGATCTTCTCGCCGGACGGGTCGTAGGAGTCGTCCCACGCGGTGGTGTGGATGACCCGGCCCTCGAACTCTGTGATGCCGGGGATGTCGGGCATGTGCGGCTGGGACAGGAACCCGGTGGCGGTCAGCAGGTACCGCGAGGACAGCGTCGTGCCGTCGGCGAGGTTCACCCGCCACAGCGTGGCGTCCTCGTCCCAACGGGCGCCGTCGACGGTGACGCCGAACCGGATGTGGCGGCGGACGTCGTACTTGTCGGCGACGTCGTCGGCGTACTGCTTGATCTCATCGCCCGTGGAGAACAGCCGCGACCAGTTCGGGTTCGGCTCGAAGAAGTACGAGTAGGTGGTCGTCGGCACATCCACGGCCAGCCCGGGATAGTGGTTGACGTACCACGTTCCGCCCAGATCGTCCTCGCGGTCGAGGATGACGAAGTTCTCGATCCCGGACCGCTTGAGCTGGATCGCCGCACCGATTCCCGCGAATCCTGCACCCACGATGACCGCGTCGAATTGCTCCGAAGTCATGCGAAGACGGTACCCGAGGTACCGGGGAACTCACCAAACCCGGGCATCAACCCCGGATGGATCCGGTGCGCGGAGGGTCGAGTGTTGCGATGCAGGTCACAGCCCGATCGCCGTTGTCCCAGGTCTCCGCGGTGGGGTAGAGGACGTAGAGCTGAACCGACTCGTCGAGCATCGACTGCGGCGAGTACGCGACGAGCTCCGGACTGCATCTCTCGTGGTAGGCCTCGACCTCGGCCTGGCCCGGGAAGTCGCCGTCGGGCATCATCAGCACCGCGAAGACCTCGCCGGCGTGCGGTTCCTCGCAGCTGATCGTCTTGACGGTCAGAACACGCTCCCCGTCGGGGATCTCGGCGAGGCAGTCACCGACCTTGACGTCGGTGGCGGTGACCCGGTCGCTGTTGGCGGCGAGCACCAGGAAGACGGCGATGCCGACGGTCCACACCGCCGCCAGCACGATGCCGGCGATGGCCATGCCGCGGCCGCTCCGGTACTGCTTGGCCTTGATCAACCCGACGACACCGCACACGAGGGCGATCAGAACGCCGCCGATCACGCCGAAGATCAGCGAGACGATGGCCCACCAGTTGGTTCTCGGGGCCTCCCCGAGGGACGGATCCGAGGGATCGTTCGGGTAGGGCAGCGGCGGTGGCGGCGGGTAGGGCTGGCCGTACGCGGGCTGGCCGTACTGGGGTTCGCCGTACTGGGGCTGGCCGTAGGGCGGCGGCGGCCCCCACGGCGGCCCTGGCGGCGGAGGTACGGTCACGCTGCGACGATAGCTCAGCCGAGCAGGCGAAGGGCCGCGTCGACCGCGAGCGCGGGGACGTCGAGCTTCTTCGAGCCGAGGTCGTGGCGGGCGCCGGTCACCTCGACGATCTCGACGGGGGCGCCGATCAGCGCCGCGGCGGGACGGAGCTCGTCCAGGGTGCCGAACGGATCGGCGGTGCCGTGGGTGAAGACCGTCGGGACCGTGATCCGCGGCAGGTGCTCGGTGCGGGCGCGCTCGGGCTTGCCGGGCGGATGCAGCGGATAGGAGAACAGCGTCAGGACGTCCAGCGCGAGGCCGTCGGCGACCGCCATGGACGTCATCCGGCCCCCGTAGGAGTGGCCACCCGCGAGGACGGGACCGTCGACGAGGGCGCGGACGGTGGCGACCGCCTCGACGATGCCGGCGATATCGGCGGCCGACGATCCCGACGGCGGCCCCTTGGGGCGTCGACGCCGGTACGGCAGGTTGTAGCGCACCGCGAGGAACCCGCGGCGGGCCCACTCGTCGCACAGTGCCACGAGCATCGGGGACTCGCGGCTTCCGCCGGCCCCGTGGGTCAGGGCGACTGCTCCGCGCGGTGTGCCGTCGGGGTGGTGGGACACACCGGCGATGGCGTCGATCTCTGTGGGGCTCGTCGAGGTCATGGGGCCAATCG is drawn from Mycolicibacterium gilvum and contains these coding sequences:
- a CDS encoding flavin-containing monooxygenase, whose protein sequence is MTSEQFDAVIVGAGFAGIGAAIQLKRSGIENFVILDREDDLGGTWYVNHYPGLAVDVPTTTYSYFFEPNPNWSRLFSTGDEIKQYADDVADKYDVRRHIRFGVTVDGARWDEDATLWRVNLADGTTLSSRYLLTATGFLSQPHMPDIPGITEFEGRVIHTTAWDDSYDPSGEKIAVIGTGATAVQLIPELAKKSADLTVFQRTPIWVVPKVDFRFSERAKRLFARVPLTQRLIKRLTDSLYEVMVSVAVRHYGTFRGRFNISASDLAKIHRFVTIRDKDLRRRLTPDYDFGCKRPTFSNSYYRTFTKPHVHLQDTGIARVEADGIVAGDGTKTVIDTLVLATGFDLWEANFPAIEVIGRNGRNLGKWWRETRFQAYQGVSIPHFPNYLSLASPYAFIGLNFFNTMEYQMRHMDRLFGEVHRRGATTFEVTEQANAEFLDRMTDLLGNSLFTIGDCASARSYYFNPAGEPTLLRPTSTQTAIREASEFPVTDYSFG
- a CDS encoding alpha/beta hydrolase family protein, with protein sequence MTSTSPTEIDAIAGVSHHPDGTPRGAVALTHGAGGSRESPMLVALCDEWARRGFLAVRYNLPYRRRRPKGPPSGSSAADIAGIVEAVATVRALVDGPVLAGGHSYGGRMTSMAVADGLALDVLTLFSYPLHPPGKPERARTEHLPRITVPTVFTHGTADPFGTLDELRPAAALIGAPVEIVEVTGARHDLGSKKLDVPALAVDAALRLLG
- a CDS encoding DUF4190 domain-containing protein; protein product: MTVPPPPGPPWGPPPPYGQPQYGEPQYGQPAYGQPYPPPPPLPYPNDPSDPSLGEAPRTNWWAIVSLIFGVIGGVLIALVCGVVGLIKAKQYRSGRGMAIAGIVLAAVWTVGIAVFLVLAANSDRVTATDVKVGDCLAEIPDGERVLTVKTISCEEPHAGEVFAVLMMPDGDFPGQAEVEAYHERCSPELVAYSPQSMLDESVQLYVLYPTAETWDNGDRAVTCIATLDPPRTGSIRG